One Pseudomonas sp. C27(2019) DNA window includes the following coding sequences:
- a CDS encoding AI-2E family transporter, giving the protein MLLLILGLVLLTFYQLLPILSPFLVSILLAYMGDPIVDLLERYKLSRTWGVVIVFVVLSLLMTLLLLVLVPMIGRQMVSLYGLTPQLIDWLQLSALPWLQANIGLDADVSSLNEIKKMFTENLGKTTDIAQLLLSQVTASSLAFLGWLANMLLIPVVTFYLLRDWDVLVAKMRRLLPRQNEKLVVQLIGECHEVLGAFMRGQLLVMLALGIVYAVGLTSISLELGLLIGLLAGLASLVPYLGFVVGISAALVAGLFQFGLDPYPIIGIVAVFSIGQALEGMLLTPLLVGDRIGLHPVAVIFAILAGGQLFGFTGVLLALPVAAVIMVFLRHVHELYKDSNMYGQPNACELITPRSAEQASVDDSSIKETP; this is encoded by the coding sequence ATGCTTTTGCTGATACTGGGTCTGGTGTTGCTGACCTTCTATCAGCTGCTACCGATTCTTTCGCCATTTTTGGTCAGCATTCTATTGGCCTATATGGGCGATCCGATTGTCGACTTGCTGGAGCGTTATAAGCTGTCACGCACCTGGGGTGTGGTGATAGTTTTTGTGGTGCTGAGCTTGCTCATGACACTGCTGTTGTTGGTCCTTGTGCCGATGATTGGACGGCAGATGGTGAGTCTGTATGGACTCACCCCACAACTGATTGATTGGCTGCAGTTGAGTGCTTTGCCTTGGTTGCAGGCCAATATCGGATTGGATGCAGACGTTAGCAGTCTTAATGAAATCAAAAAGATGTTTACTGAAAATCTTGGCAAGACGACCGATATTGCCCAACTGTTGCTCAGCCAAGTGACTGCCTCAAGTTTGGCTTTTTTAGGCTGGTTGGCCAACATGCTGCTGATTCCCGTTGTCACCTTTTACTTGCTACGTGACTGGGATGTTTTAGTCGCGAAAATGCGTCGACTCTTGCCTAGGCAGAACGAAAAATTGGTGGTGCAGCTGATAGGTGAATGCCATGAGGTACTTGGTGCTTTTATGCGTGGCCAATTGCTGGTCATGTTGGCGTTGGGTATCGTCTATGCTGTTGGTTTGACCAGCATCAGTTTAGAGCTGGGCTTGCTGATTGGTTTGTTAGCCGGTTTAGCCAGCTTGGTGCCTTATTTAGGTTTTGTCGTCGGCATTAGTGCCGCACTGGTGGCGGGCTTGTTCCAGTTTGGTCTAGATCCGTATCCAATTATCGGCATTGTTGCGGTGTTTAGCATCGGGCAGGCATTAGAAGGCATGCTGTTAACCCCTTTGCTGGTTGGTGATCGCATTGGTTTGCATCCAGTTGCGGTGATTTTTGCAATTCTAGCCGGTGGTCAGTTGTTTGGCTTTACCGGTGTATTGCTCGCGTTGCCTGTGGCTGCAGTGATTATGGTGTTTTTAAGGCATGTGCATGAGCTGTATAAAGACTCAAATATGTACGGACAGCCCAACGCCTGCGAGCTGATCACCCCGCGTTCTGCTGAGCAGGCCTCGGTCGATGATTCGTCTATAAAAGAGACCCCATGA
- the lptG gene encoding LPS export ABC transporter permease LptG, whose product MRRLDRYIGSSVFLAIVAVLGIITALALLFAFIDELNDVEGAYTFWHAASYVGLTAPRRIYEMLPMAALIGCLVGLGSLASSSELTVIRAAGVSIRRIVWAVMKPMLVLMLIGLLVGEYLAPWSSSIAQANRSLAQSIGKAQSAKHGLWHRQGNEYIHVNAVQPGGKLIGVTRYMFDDQQRLLRSSFAQQALYQEGYWQLEDVVYTELEPRSSRTKQAVSERWDVEISPKLLNTVVMEPDTLPISGLWRYASYLNEQGLNANRYWLAFWVKVLQPLVTAALVVLAISFVFGPLRSVTLGQRVFTGVVVGFVFRIAQDLLGPASLVFGFAPIVAVVLPALICAACGFWLLRRAG is encoded by the coding sequence ATGCGTAGGCTGGATCGCTATATTGGTAGCAGTGTGTTTTTGGCGATTGTTGCGGTGCTGGGTATTATCACCGCGTTGGCTTTATTGTTTGCTTTTATTGACGAGCTCAATGACGTTGAAGGTGCGTATACCTTCTGGCATGCAGCCAGCTATGTTGGTTTAACCGCACCACGGCGCATCTATGAGATGCTGCCCATGGCGGCCTTGATTGGCTGTCTAGTGGGGTTGGGAAGCTTGGCCAGCAGCAGTGAGCTGACGGTGATACGCGCAGCCGGCGTTTCTATTCGCCGCATTGTCTGGGCAGTGATGAAGCCGATGCTGGTGCTGATGTTAATCGGCTTGTTAGTGGGTGAGTATTTAGCGCCTTGGAGCTCAAGTATAGCGCAAGCCAATCGCTCACTGGCGCAGTCCATTGGCAAAGCGCAAAGTGCCAAGCATGGTTTGTGGCATCGACAGGGTAACGAATATATTCATGTCAATGCGGTGCAGCCTGGCGGTAAGTTGATCGGGGTAACGCGTTACATGTTTGATGATCAACAGCGTTTATTACGCTCAAGTTTTGCTCAGCAAGCACTCTATCAAGAAGGCTACTGGCAGCTTGAAGATGTGGTGTATACCGAGTTAGAGCCGCGCAGCAGTCGCACCAAACAAGCGGTGAGCGAGCGCTGGGACGTAGAAATTAGCCCAAAACTGCTCAATACCGTGGTGATGGAGCCGGACACCTTGCCCATTAGCGGTTTGTGGCGCTATGCCAGTTACCTCAATGAGCAGGGCTTGAATGCCAATCGCTATTGGCTGGCCTTCTGGGTCAAGGTGTTGCAGCCTTTAGTTACTGCTGCGTTGGTTGTGTTGGCGATTTCCTTTGTGTTTGGCCCTCTGCGCTCAGTGACCTTGGGGCAGCGTGTATTCACTGGCGTGGTGGTTGGCTTTGTTTTTCGAATTGCCCAAGATTTGCTTGGCCCAGCCAGTTTAGTGTTCGGCTTTGCCCCCATCGTTGCGGTGGTATTGCCAGCGCTCATATGTGCTGCATGCGGCTTTTGGTTGTTAAGACGGGCAGGCTAG
- a CDS encoding DUF2066 domain-containing protein, which yields MRFIIAIAAVLISFVTITAQAAPVVGLYQVREVLESQESDVRDAGLQQAFVTLMQRLTGQADAAQAAQLAEYNADPQALISRYGYEGNTLIVNFDPQSVQAALDRTDLPQWGSNRPVVLTWWLVDDLNGQRLLSDGQPSAQSLASAAQYYGVPTRLPLGDLADQMLIGRDALSNSQDIRGSAERYSADAVMLVQQTIDGDALLAQWYLWIGDEEQQGQVSEASQAALEHHVFAQVNQSLAQRFAIMPGQGELLNVRVAGVDLERFVLLERLLEPFAAQLQEVSQDHAQWQVRSTVEQLKTQLALGHLQEQAAPLAQVETYADASAADSSISSAPHESQANSDGARVLYFSW from the coding sequence ATGCGATTTATTATAGCTATTGCTGCCGTACTGATCAGCTTTGTCACGATAACGGCGCAGGCGGCACCTGTTGTTGGTTTGTATCAAGTACGTGAAGTGCTCGAAAGTCAGGAAAGTGATGTACGCGATGCTGGCTTGCAGCAAGCGTTTGTTACTCTAATGCAGCGTTTAACTGGGCAAGCTGATGCAGCGCAAGCTGCGCAGTTGGCTGAGTATAATGCTGACCCGCAGGCGCTTATCAGTCGTTATGGTTATGAAGGCAATACCTTAATTGTTAATTTTGATCCGCAAAGCGTACAGGCTGCTTTGGACCGCACTGATTTGCCGCAATGGGGCAGTAATCGACCAGTAGTCCTAACCTGGTGGCTGGTTGATGATCTCAACGGCCAGCGCTTACTCAGTGATGGTCAGCCTAGCGCGCAAAGCCTAGCAAGCGCGGCACAGTATTATGGTGTACCAACGCGGCTTCCTTTAGGTGATTTGGCTGATCAGATGCTGATTGGCCGCGATGCGCTGAGTAACAGCCAAGATATTCGTGGATCAGCTGAGCGTTATAGCGCTGACGCAGTGATGCTGGTTCAGCAAACCATAGATGGCGATGCATTGCTGGCGCAGTGGTATCTGTGGATTGGTGATGAAGAACAGCAAGGTCAAGTCAGTGAAGCATCGCAAGCAGCACTAGAGCACCATGTGTTTGCCCAAGTGAATCAAAGCTTAGCGCAGCGTTTTGCAATTATGCCGGGTCAAGGTGAGTTATTGAATGTACGCGTGGCGGGTGTTGATTTAGAGCGCTTTGTTTTACTTGAGCGTCTGTTGGAGCCTTTTGCCGCACAATTGCAAGAAGTCAGCCAAGACCATGCGCAATGGCAGGTGCGCAGTACTGTTGAACAGTTAAAAACACAGCTGGCTTTGGGGCATTTGCAAGAGCAAGCAGCTCCGCTGGCGCAAGTAGAGACATATGCAGATGCTAGTGCGGCAGATAGCTCTATAAGTTCAGCCCCGCATGAGAGCCAAGCCAATAGTGATGGCGCGCGAGTGTTGTATTTTAGCTGGTAA
- a CDS encoding DMT family transporter, producing MQRATQSDLLLVAVTVIAGISWMFSKEAIALMPPVLFMGLRFVLAATFLACIGQRKLRQLSLEHMLRSARVGTVFGVAMLFWVLGLAHSPSMGEGAFLTSLGVLLVPVVARVFFAEPVLRSTWFALPVGMFGVVLLSSAQGFTISWGQVFYLLSAVGLAVFFTLNTRAATITVRRSYLRKDTTELSAVDPLALTIIALGAGSVVMLLASLLLETSQVANVQWSPALLGWLLASAIIGTAVRFWLQTYAQSLTTQTSGAVMLILEPIWVALFAAVWFLESLSALQVVGCMVIFLALLINRWQVLRSIFKRRGF from the coding sequence ATGCAACGAGCGACTCAATCGGATCTACTGCTGGTTGCAGTGACAGTGATTGCCGGTATCAGCTGGATGTTTTCTAAAGAAGCCATCGCTTTGATGCCGCCTGTCTTGTTTATGGGCTTACGTTTTGTGCTTGCCGCGACTTTTTTAGCCTGTATTGGTCAGCGAAAACTACGCCAATTATCCTTAGAGCACATGCTGCGCAGTGCACGTGTCGGTACTGTGTTTGGTGTAGCGATGCTGTTTTGGGTGTTGGGCTTAGCGCACAGCCCAAGCATGGGTGAAGGTGCTTTTTTGACCAGTCTTGGTGTTTTGCTGGTTCCGGTCGTTGCACGCGTGTTTTTTGCTGAGCCGGTATTGCGCAGTACCTGGTTTGCTTTGCCTGTAGGGATGTTTGGGGTGGTGCTGCTGTCATCAGCGCAGGGTTTTACTATCAGCTGGGGGCAAGTGTTTTATTTACTTTCCGCAGTTGGTTTGGCTGTTTTCTTCACGTTAAATACCCGTGCTGCAACGATTACAGTGCGTCGCTCTTATCTACGAAAAGATACCACTGAACTGAGTGCGGTTGATCCGCTGGCCTTAACCATTATTGCTTTAGGTGCTGGCAGTGTTGTTATGCTATTGGCTTCATTGCTGTTGGAAACATCGCAGGTTGCGAACGTGCAGTGGTCACCCGCATTACTAGGCTGGTTGTTGGCCAGTGCCATTATTGGCACTGCAGTACGCTTCTGGCTGCAAACCTATGCGCAAAGCCTAACCACGCAAACCAGCGGTGCGGTCATGTTGATTCTTGAGCCGATTTGGGTGGCGTTGTTTGCCGCTGTATGGTTTCTAGAATCTTTGAGTGCCTTACAGGTCGTAGGATGCATGGTGATATTTTTAGCCTTGTTAATTAATCGTTGGCAGGTGTTGCGTTCTATTTTCAAAAGGCGTGGGTTTTAA
- the zapE gene encoding cell division protein ZapE: MTPLERYQIDLQRPDFFRDTAQENAVRHLQRLYDDLVAEAPPSNTGLFGRLLGKKPAEPIKGLYFWGGVGRGKTYLVDTFFDSLPFEQKMRTHFHRFMKRVHEELRSLDGEKNPLVIVAQRFAKEARVICFDEFFVSDITDAMILAGLLEELFKNGVSLVATSNIVPDGLYKDGLQRARFLPAIALLKQHTEVVNVDSGIDYRLRALEQAELYHYPLSAEVDQELDKSFRSLLLGNCKILENEPLSVENRTIVARKVANDVAWFDFRALCDGPRSQNDYIELGKIYSTIILSNVEQMDTSNEDMARRFVNLVDEFYDRNIKLIISAQVPLKDLYVGNRLQFEFQRTLSRLLEMQSHEFLARPHRA; this comes from the coding sequence ATGACACCCCTTGAACGCTATCAGATTGATTTACAGCGCCCAGATTTCTTTCGTGATACTGCACAAGAAAATGCCGTGCGCCACTTACAGCGACTTTATGATGATTTAGTCGCTGAAGCACCACCCAGCAACACTGGCTTGTTTGGCCGCTTATTGGGCAAGAAGCCAGCAGAGCCCATTAAAGGGCTGTATTTCTGGGGCGGCGTAGGCCGCGGCAAAACCTATCTGGTTGATACTTTTTTTGACTCATTGCCATTTGAGCAGAAGATGCGTACGCATTTTCACCGCTTTATGAAGCGTGTGCATGAAGAACTGCGCAGCCTCGATGGTGAAAAAAACCCGCTGGTGATTGTCGCGCAGCGCTTTGCCAAAGAAGCACGGGTGATTTGTTTCGATGAGTTTTTTGTCTCAGATATTACCGATGCGATGATTCTTGCAGGCTTGTTGGAAGAGTTGTTTAAAAATGGCGTCAGCTTGGTGGCTACCTCCAACATTGTTCCTGATGGTCTCTACAAAGATGGCTTGCAACGCGCACGTTTTTTGCCTGCCATTGCTTTATTAAAGCAGCATACTGAAGTGGTTAACGTTGACAGTGGCATTGACTACCGCTTGCGTGCCTTAGAGCAAGCCGAGCTCTATCACTACCCTCTCAGCGCTGAAGTTGATCAAGAGTTGGATAAAAGCTTTCGCAGTTTATTATTGGGAAATTGTAAGATTTTAGAAAATGAGCCGCTAAGCGTAGAGAATCGTACTATTGTGGCGCGTAAAGTTGCTAATGATGTGGCTTGGTTTGATTTTCGCGCGCTCTGTGATGGGCCGCGCAGTCAGAATGACTACATTGAATTGGGCAAAATTTACAGCACAATCATCTTGTCTAATGTTGAACAAATGGATACCAGTAACGAAGACATGGCGCGCCGTTTTGTTAACTTGGTGGATGAGTTTTATGATCGCAATATTAAGCTGATTATTTCTGCCCAGGTGCCACTTAAAGACTTGTACGTGGGTAACCGCTTACAGTTTGAGTTTCAGCGTACATTAAGTCGCTTACTAGAAATGCAATCCCACGAGTTTTTAGCGCGGCCACATAGAGCTTAG
- the hda gene encoding DnaA regulatory inactivator Hda has product MKPTQLSLGMRLRDDATFANYYPGANAGALGYVEHACDTENQWIDSVLYIWGPAGVGRSHLLQAACLRVEERGGRALYLPLAELAEHDTQLLDNVEFCDLLCLDDIQAVVGQRHWEVALFHAFNRMRDAGKKLLIAADAAPRELGIELPDLQSRLSLALVFQLHELSDDDKLRALQLRASRRGLRLPDDVGRFILARSVRSMTVLFDTLEQLDRASLQAQRKLTIPFLKEALDW; this is encoded by the coding sequence ATGAAGCCCACCCAATTATCATTGGGCATGCGTCTGCGTGATGATGCGACGTTTGCCAATTACTACCCAGGCGCCAATGCAGGTGCATTAGGCTATGTTGAGCATGCTTGCGACACTGAGAATCAGTGGATAGATAGCGTGCTCTACATTTGGGGGCCAGCGGGTGTTGGCCGCAGCCACTTATTGCAAGCAGCCTGCTTGCGTGTTGAAGAGCGCGGTGGCCGAGCCTTGTATTTACCACTGGCTGAGCTGGCTGAGCACGACACGCAACTGCTCGATAATGTTGAATTTTGTGATTTGCTCTGTTTGGATGATATCCAAGCGGTAGTCGGCCAGCGGCATTGGGAAGTGGCCTTGTTTCATGCATTCAATCGTATGCGTGATGCTGGTAAAAAACTGCTGATTGCTGCCGATGCTGCACCGCGAGAGCTGGGTATTGAGCTGCCTGACTTACAATCACGTTTAAGCTTGGCACTGGTTTTTCAGCTGCATGAGCTCAGTGACGATGATAAATTACGCGCCTTGCAGTTGCGTGCATCGCGTCGCGGTTTACGTTTACCCGATGACGTTGGACGTTTTATTTTGGCGCGTTCGGTGCGTAGCATGACAGTGTTATTTGATACCTTAGAGCAATTGGATCGTGCCTCATTACAGGCGCAGCGCAAACTCACCATTCCTTTTTTAAAAGAAGCTTTGGACTGGTAG